In Hahella sp. KA22, one genomic interval encodes:
- a CDS encoding glycerol-3-phosphate dehydrogenase/oxidase, translating to MQLRDNNLSKLRRLSFDALVIGGGINGAVSAAAMSARGLKVALIDRGDFAGFTSQESSNLAWGGIKYMETYEFGLVRKLCMSRNKLMRSYPSTVQEIRFFTTIKKGFRYPPWFLYLGGVLYWFMGNGFTRFPHYLTPERIGREEPIVNTGGSTGGFEYSDAFLHDNDARFVFNFIRRAMDYGCIAANYVESVSARWADRIWTIDARDNISGEEFQIRAGLLVNACGPFVDDHNRLTGQTTKYRHAFSKGIHLIVDRITNNKRVLTFFADDGRLFFVIPMGPKTCIGTTDTRMESPYTTVTPEDRKFVLDNINARLRLPQPLTESDVVAERCGVRPLAVQGDNGAKTDWLQLSRKHVIEVNAETRHISIFGGKLTDCLNVGDEICQAAAALGMYPPYPEKIWYGEPPNRVKEEFMHQARLMDLDNLTPPSSSEKLSTRLWRRYAAHAFDLLETIRADPRQAELLIENAEYLRCEIEQAARREMVTKLDDFLRRRSKISLVVRRDKIKNAQGLLEACRILFGDEADEKWAEYFK from the coding sequence ATGCAGCTTAGAGACAATAATCTCAGCAAACTCCGACGTCTTAGTTTCGACGCCCTGGTGATCGGCGGCGGCATTAATGGCGCAGTCTCCGCCGCAGCCATGTCCGCACGGGGATTGAAAGTGGCCCTCATAGATCGGGGCGACTTCGCCGGCTTCACCAGCCAGGAGTCTTCAAACCTGGCCTGGGGCGGCATCAAGTACATGGAAACCTACGAGTTCGGTCTGGTGCGCAAACTCTGTATGTCGCGCAACAAGTTAATGCGCAGCTACCCCTCCACGGTGCAGGAAATCCGCTTCTTCACCACAATTAAAAAAGGATTTCGCTATCCTCCCTGGTTTCTCTATCTGGGCGGAGTGCTGTATTGGTTTATGGGAAATGGCTTCACGCGCTTCCCTCACTATCTGACCCCGGAGCGAATCGGTCGTGAAGAGCCTATCGTGAATACCGGGGGCAGCACAGGCGGTTTCGAGTATTCTGACGCCTTTCTGCATGACAACGACGCCCGCTTCGTCTTCAATTTCATTCGCCGCGCCATGGATTACGGCTGCATCGCGGCCAATTACGTGGAGTCCGTCAGCGCACGCTGGGCGGACCGCATCTGGACAATCGATGCCCGGGACAATATCTCCGGGGAAGAATTTCAGATCCGCGCAGGGTTGTTGGTCAACGCATGTGGTCCCTTCGTTGACGACCACAACCGTTTGACAGGACAAACCACCAAATATCGACACGCCTTTTCCAAAGGCATCCATCTGATTGTCGACCGCATAACGAATAACAAGCGGGTGCTGACTTTTTTCGCCGATGACGGCCGCCTGTTTTTCGTCATTCCCATGGGGCCGAAAACCTGCATTGGCACAACAGACACGCGTATGGAGTCGCCCTATACGACAGTGACGCCGGAAGATCGCAAGTTCGTGCTGGACAATATCAATGCGCGTTTACGTCTGCCGCAACCATTGACGGAAAGCGATGTGGTGGCCGAACGATGTGGCGTTCGCCCTTTGGCGGTGCAAGGCGACAATGGCGCCAAAACGGATTGGCTGCAGTTGTCGCGCAAACACGTGATTGAGGTCAATGCCGAAACCCGCCACATCAGTATCTTCGGCGGCAAGCTCACGGATTGTCTGAATGTGGGCGATGAGATCTGTCAGGCCGCCGCCGCGCTTGGGATGTATCCGCCCTATCCCGAAAAAATCTGGTACGGAGAGCCTCCCAACCGTGTGAAAGAGGAGTTCATGCATCAGGCCCGACTCATGGATCTCGACAACCTGACGCCGCCGTCCTCTTCAGAAAAACTGTCGACCAGGCTGTGGCGACGTTACGCTGCGCACGCCTTCGACCTGCTGGAGACTATTCGCGCCGATCCCAGGCAGGCGGAGTTGCTGATCGAGAATGCGGAGTACCTGCGTTGCGAGATAGAACAGGCGGCGCGACGGGAAATGGTGACCAAACTGGATGACTTTCTACGCCGAAGATCGAAAATATCTTTGGTGGTGCGGCGTGATAAAATTAAAAACGCCCAGGGTTTGCTGGAGGCCTGCCGGATTCTATTCGGTGACGAAGCGGATGAAAAGTGGGCGGAATATTTCAAATAA
- a CDS encoding 1-acyl-sn-glycerol-3-phosphate acyltransferase, whose amino-acid sequence MSTFDDIRPYRDDEVPQVISRLRHDEQLVRAIEHYKFPRLSKYCRSLTSFLVRRNLQHNLRRINTIHDVQNMVAGFMTNTVRKTTSGFTYEGLDKLPKDRACLFISNHRDIAMDPALVNFALYQSGRELVEIAIGDNLLSNPLVSDIMRLNRSFTVKRSVEGHKAKLQALTQLSAYIDDTLSQNRSIWIAQREGRAKNGLDKTDPAIIKMLNIYGRKQGMAFADTIKRMNIVPVSISYEYDPCDLLKAKELQAREQSEYVKGEGEDITSIIRGISCPKGRVHIAFGEPLQQDFENAEEVAAAIDRQITRNYKLFPSNILAFEQLKTLSESFAHLQEESLHRLQELAGQARQAWDNLDRDEMGQKASEFSDRVGGYPNLLQRYILEMYANPLINKFAGAPGDSAPQT is encoded by the coding sequence ATGAGTACATTTGATGATATTCGTCCCTATCGGGATGATGAAGTTCCTCAGGTGATCTCGCGGCTGCGCCATGACGAGCAACTCGTCCGGGCCATAGAACATTATAAGTTTCCCAGGTTATCCAAATACTGCCGCAGTCTCACCTCGTTCCTGGTAAGACGCAATCTGCAGCACAATCTGCGCAGAATCAATACGATACACGATGTACAGAACATGGTGGCGGGGTTCATGACCAACACCGTCAGGAAAACCACTTCCGGCTTCACTTATGAAGGTCTGGACAAGCTTCCCAAGGACCGCGCCTGTCTGTTCATCAGCAACCATCGCGACATCGCCATGGACCCGGCGCTGGTCAACTTCGCGCTGTATCAATCCGGTCGCGAACTCGTGGAAATCGCCATCGGCGACAACCTGCTGTCGAACCCCCTGGTGTCCGACATCATGCGTCTCAACCGGAGTTTTACGGTCAAGCGCTCGGTAGAGGGGCACAAGGCCAAACTGCAGGCGTTAACCCAGCTTTCCGCCTATATTGACGACACCTTGTCGCAAAATCGCTCCATCTGGATCGCACAGCGGGAAGGCCGGGCAAAGAATGGCCTGGATAAAACCGATCCGGCCATCATCAAGATGCTTAATATTTATGGCCGCAAGCAAGGCATGGCCTTCGCCGACACCATCAAACGCATGAATATCGTGCCGGTGTCCATTTCCTATGAATACGATCCCTGTGATCTGCTCAAAGCGAAAGAACTGCAGGCGCGGGAGCAGTCCGAATATGTGAAGGGCGAAGGCGAGGACATCACCAGCATCATTCGCGGCATCTCCTGTCCCAAAGGTCGTGTGCACATCGCCTTCGGCGAGCCGTTGCAACAGGATTTTGAGAATGCGGAAGAAGTGGCCGCCGCGATCGACCGGCAGATTACCCGCAACTACAAGCTATTCCCCTCCAATATTCTGGCGTTTGAGCAATTGAAGACGCTGAGCGAGTCTTTCGCTCATTTACAGGAGGAATCGCTGCATCGTCTGCAGGAGTTGGCGGGACAGGCCAGACAGGCCTGGGACAATCTGGATCGGGATGAGATGGGGCAAAAAGCCTCGGAGTTCTCCGATCGGGTCGGCGGCTACCCTAACCTGCTGCAACGCTACATTCTGGAAATGTACGCCAATCCTTTGATCAACAAGTTCGCCGGCGCTCCGGGAGATTCCGCGCCGCAAACCTGA
- a CDS encoding MBL fold metallo-hydrolase has translation MHIEVLGSGEAYDRTRVNSSLLVTEERFQMLIGCGPTVPQALWRRETAIEDIDAILLSHCGPDHAAGLITLVNWMHARGRTKPLVLITPHGHRPLLQNLLNYAIWPEQRLCFLLRWKQSDKGLAVGPWNLSTAMTQHAAPNRALLLSGPNGALFFNGEGVLLEAPLRLAGEADLIFLECRSIKKDRHDFHGSWEAYHGLTFKAGSLICLYQVLEQEKARLGDLIYQREDVYLPEQGQCFRLVQGDWELL, from the coding sequence ATGCACATTGAAGTGTTGGGGAGCGGAGAAGCTTACGACCGCACCCGGGTAAACTCATCCCTGCTCGTCACGGAAGAGCGTTTTCAAATGCTGATCGGCTGCGGTCCTACCGTACCTCAGGCATTGTGGCGGCGAGAAACCGCCATTGAGGATATCGACGCCATTCTGCTAAGCCATTGCGGCCCGGACCACGCCGCCGGCCTTATTACCCTGGTAAATTGGATGCACGCCAGGGGACGCACCAAGCCTCTGGTGCTGATTACGCCTCACGGCCATCGCCCCCTGCTGCAAAATCTGCTGAATTACGCCATCTGGCCTGAGCAACGGCTCTGTTTTCTACTGCGTTGGAAGCAGTCAGATAAAGGGCTCGCCGTTGGCCCCTGGAATCTGTCCACCGCCATGACCCAGCATGCCGCGCCCAATCGCGCCCTATTGCTGTCAGGGCCTAACGGCGCTCTGTTCTTCAATGGAGAAGGCGTGTTGCTGGAAGCGCCCTTACGTCTGGCTGGCGAGGCGGATTTGATATTTCTCGAATGCCGTTCGATTAAAAAAGACCGACATGATTTTCACGGCAGTTGGGAGGCCTATCATGGCCTGACTTTCAAAGCCGGTAGCCTGATATGCCTGTATCAGGTTCTGGAACAGGAAAAGGCCCGTTTGGGCGACCTGATTTATCAGCGCGAAGATGTCTATCTACCTGAACAGGGGCAATGTTTCCGCCTGGTGCAGGGGGATTGGGAGCTGCTGTAA
- a CDS encoding LysR family transcriptional regulator: protein MDKLRALRFFDHVGKTGSFSDTARHFDIPVSSVTRQIQALEEELGARLLHRTTRVVKLTEIGEIYLQHCSQILRGLDNADELIVNYRSKPSGVLRISCSSSYGESRIVPILPEFEALYPEIIIDIDLTDKVVDIMRDTVDIAVRAGQIPDERVVAKYIDDNNFSLAASDAYLQRYGMPRSIEDLSQHRALVFRTSDQVLYWQANINGRWRQVDIRPALITSSPRLLRQWASDGKGLAMMPNWVWRSNTLPAGFQTLELDYPLYVSRATQLGIYLLYQRPKYAVPKVKAAVDFLVSRLAQG, encoded by the coding sequence ATGGATAAACTTAGAGCGCTGCGTTTTTTCGACCACGTGGGAAAAACGGGTAGTTTCAGCGATACCGCGCGACACTTTGACATCCCCGTATCCAGCGTCACCCGCCAGATTCAGGCTCTGGAAGAAGAACTGGGCGCACGTCTGCTGCACCGCACCACCCGGGTTGTGAAACTGACGGAAATCGGCGAAATCTATCTCCAGCACTGCAGCCAGATATTGCGGGGTCTCGATAATGCGGACGAGCTCATCGTCAACTATCGCAGCAAGCCCTCGGGCGTATTACGCATCAGCTGCAGCTCTTCTTACGGTGAAAGCCGCATCGTGCCGATTCTGCCTGAGTTCGAGGCGCTGTATCCCGAGATCATCATTGATATTGACCTGACGGATAAGGTGGTCGATATCATGCGGGATACAGTGGACATCGCCGTGCGCGCCGGACAGATTCCAGATGAGCGGGTGGTGGCCAAATATATTGACGACAATAACTTCTCACTGGCCGCCTCCGACGCCTATCTGCAACGATACGGAATGCCGCGAAGTATTGAGGATTTAAGCCAACACCGGGCGCTCGTCTTCCGTACTTCCGATCAAGTGCTTTACTGGCAGGCCAACATCAACGGTCGCTGGCGACAGGTGGATATCCGCCCCGCCCTGATCACCAGCTCTCCCCGTCTGCTGCGGCAGTGGGCCAGCGACGGCAAGGGGCTGGCGATGATGCCGAATTGGGTGTGGCGCTCCAATACGCTGCCCGCCGGATTTCAAACACTTGAACTGGATTACCCCCTGTACGTCAGTCGCGCCACGCAACTTGGCATCTATCTGCTCTATCAACGCCCCAAATACGCCGTTCCCAAAGTCAAAGCCGCAGTGGACTTCCTGGTTTCCAGACTCGCGCAGGGCTAG
- a CDS encoding DUF4382 domain-containing protein — protein MNRWIAIAFTLLIASCGGGGGSGSDDTAAADAKVGLILTDAPSGDYTRAMITFTKVELVGDQGKVTLFSGEETFDLLSLPDFYEFLDTTDVPAGQYSSLRITTSDVNLYEDDGAGGETEVPSKLPSKVIKVVNQGGFTVTPGAVLFIEIDFDMNKALKFTTTGQGKVIIRPVVFANIRSEIPNNKFVRVHGDIESVGDNAFSLCRTQFITDTDATPAASSEDCMRVRMDEDTGIFASNGLPAEAASLVEGDEVTVIGRLVRTVATSPDIDDANLPEEGYCIVWYLDRTVEEQPAAQLCSTITTVPEGAVLVNSQGVVDAHIFAINALTIEEGLLTAFRRYSGEAASTVDVDTSRFNVALDEGQGIATDTPIAVQLFPKTRVFNDVGTELTQADIQAGLNALIDAVLVLPSGEDNYLRSPFLVLSENDEEAGVSGELLSVDGDNLRLTVSGDAGDQCVDAAGANIYLVVTSGDETTKMSAAFSDLAAGDTLDIFGEEDIADGCFNAETIFIY, from the coding sequence ATGAATCGTTGGATTGCCATAGCGTTCACGTTGCTAATCGCCTCATGCGGCGGAGGCGGCGGCTCCGGCAGTGACGACACCGCCGCTGCAGACGCCAAGGTGGGCTTGATCCTCACGGACGCGCCCAGCGGCGATTATACTAGAGCCATGATTACTTTCACGAAAGTCGAGCTGGTGGGCGATCAGGGCAAGGTGACCCTGTTCAGCGGCGAAGAGACTTTCGACTTATTGAGTCTTCCCGACTTTTACGAATTTCTGGACACCACCGACGTGCCTGCTGGCCAATACAGCTCTTTGCGCATTACCACATCAGACGTGAACCTGTATGAAGACGATGGCGCAGGCGGTGAAACCGAAGTGCCTTCCAAGCTGCCTTCCAAAGTTATCAAAGTGGTTAACCAAGGCGGCTTCACCGTCACGCCTGGCGCTGTATTGTTCATCGAAATCGATTTTGATATGAACAAAGCCCTCAAGTTCACAACCACGGGGCAGGGTAAAGTCATCATACGCCCCGTCGTATTCGCCAACATTCGTTCCGAGATCCCCAACAACAAATTCGTAAGGGTTCACGGTGATATTGAAAGCGTGGGCGACAACGCCTTTAGTTTGTGTCGCACCCAGTTCATCACCGATACGGACGCTACGCCAGCGGCCAGTTCTGAGGACTGCATGCGCGTGCGGATGGATGAGGATACCGGCATCTTCGCCAGCAACGGGCTTCCCGCTGAGGCGGCGTCACTGGTTGAGGGCGATGAAGTGACGGTCATTGGTCGCCTGGTTCGGACCGTCGCCACGTCGCCCGACATTGATGATGCGAACTTGCCGGAAGAAGGATACTGCATTGTCTGGTATCTGGATCGCACCGTGGAAGAGCAGCCTGCCGCGCAGTTGTGCTCAACAATCACTACCGTGCCTGAGGGAGCGGTTCTGGTTAACAGTCAGGGCGTCGTGGATGCTCATATCTTCGCTATCAATGCGTTGACCATCGAAGAAGGTCTGTTGACCGCATTCAGACGCTACTCCGGTGAAGCGGCGTCCACAGTAGACGTGGATACCAGTCGCTTTAATGTCGCTCTGGATGAAGGGCAGGGCATCGCGACAGATACCCCCATTGCCGTGCAGCTGTTCCCGAAAACCCGTGTCTTCAACGATGTGGGAACCGAGCTGACGCAGGCGGATATCCAAGCGGGCCTGAACGCTCTGATTGATGCGGTGCTGGTACTGCCGAGCGGAGAGGATAACTACCTGCGTTCGCCGTTCCTGGTGCTGAGCGAGAACGATGAAGAAGCGGGCGTCAGCGGCGAGCTGCTGTCCGTGGATGGCGATAATCTCCGTCTGACAGTCAGCGGTGATGCTGGCGATCAGTGTGTTGACGCCGCCGGCGCCAACATCTATCTGGTCGTCACCTCTGGCGATGAAACCACTAAGATGTCCGCTGCGTTCAGTGATCTGGCGGCGGGAGACACGTTGGATATCTTTGGAGAGGAAGATATTGCGGACGGTTGTTTCAACGCGGAGACAATCTTTATCTATTAA
- a CDS encoding DUF6502 family protein, translated as MNQALSQALYAAIYKLLRPLAALLLRRGMSYNEFAEIAKRAYIDAATEEFSLPNRKQSLSRVSVLTGINRKEIARLEKLPNPIETGEAQSANRSSRVVNGWIRDIRFQDEHGAPLTLPLDEGDSSFTELVRLYGGDVPVRAVLDELIRLDSVEVSDQGEAAGKRVALKVDGYVPQTDLKEKLRIMSTAVADLLRTIDHNLEADRTEARVQRTVAYNDIPMECLEAIRGRSKEEVEEILQRINRWLSGYDRGVNTKLQGSGKFRAGIGVYYFEQSLTREEQP; from the coding sequence ATGAACCAGGCATTAAGTCAGGCGCTGTACGCCGCCATTTACAAATTACTGCGACCCTTGGCTGCGCTGCTGCTGCGGCGCGGCATGTCGTACAACGAGTTCGCGGAAATCGCGAAGCGCGCCTATATTGACGCCGCCACGGAAGAGTTTTCCCTCCCCAACCGCAAACAGAGCCTCTCCAGAGTGTCCGTATTGACCGGCATTAACCGCAAAGAAATCGCCAGACTGGAGAAGCTGCCCAATCCCATTGAGACTGGCGAGGCGCAAAGCGCCAATAGAAGCTCCAGAGTGGTCAACGGCTGGATCAGAGATATCCGGTTTCAGGATGAGCATGGCGCGCCTCTTACCCTCCCCCTGGACGAAGGCGATAGCAGTTTCACAGAGCTGGTGCGGTTATACGGCGGCGACGTGCCGGTGCGCGCGGTCCTGGACGAGCTGATCAGACTGGACTCCGTGGAGGTCAGCGATCAGGGAGAAGCGGCGGGCAAGCGGGTTGCTCTGAAAGTGGACGGCTACGTGCCGCAAACGGATTTAAAAGAGAAACTAAGGATTATGAGTACGGCGGTCGCGGATCTGCTTCGCACCATAGATCACAACCTGGAAGCGGACCGCACTGAAGCGCGCGTCCAGCGCACCGTGGCGTACAACGACATCCCCATGGAGTGTCTGGAAGCGATACGCGGACGCAGTAAAGAAGAGGTGGAAGAAATTTTGCAACGTATAAACCGGTGGTTATCCGGGTACGACAGAGGCGTCAATACCAAGCTCCAGGGCAGCGGGAAATTTCGCGCGGGAATAGGCGTATACTATTTCGAGCAATCCTTAACCCGCGAGGAGCAGCCATGA
- a CDS encoding VWA domain-containing protein, which translates to MNIVFRPTPSSSTSSADNTGLTPFRKALLATAMLACCGFSGLVWSAETQVENVQPITQAVTQPAINAPRIQLAILLDTSSSMDGLINQTRNQLWKMVDEFSKAKKNGVTPILEVAVYEYGNDGLSSQNGYIRQVTGLTRELDRVSEALFSLTTNGGDEFCGYAINSAVKQLQWSQSSNDIRAIFIAGNEPFTQGPVSFREAIALAKQKDITVNTIFAGAYNEGGESGWRQGAQLAGGNYMSIDQDQQVAQIEAPQDKEIAILNARLNETYVPYGAGGAAASKRQYEQDANSQNVSLGLLAQRAKSKASVAYDNASWDLVDAYEAGDVALEEVEAEALPEPMVGMSKQEKEEYIETKKTERKVLQDKIKALSDERDVYIAEENRKAAKSDGNTVDEALISAIRKQGEQKAFEFK; encoded by the coding sequence ATGAACATCGTATTTCGTCCTACACCGTCCTCATCAACAAGTTCCGCTGATAACACCGGCCTTACACCATTCCGCAAAGCGCTACTGGCGACAGCGATGTTGGCATGTTGCGGGTTTAGCGGACTGGTATGGAGCGCTGAAACACAGGTGGAAAATGTTCAACCCATTACACAGGCGGTGACCCAGCCAGCCATCAATGCTCCGCGTATTCAGTTAGCTATTTTGCTGGATACGAGCAGCAGTATGGACGGCCTGATCAATCAGACTCGCAATCAGCTGTGGAAGATGGTGGACGAATTCTCCAAGGCCAAGAAAAACGGCGTCACGCCAATACTGGAAGTGGCGGTGTATGAATACGGCAACGATGGGCTTTCTTCGCAAAATGGCTACATTCGCCAAGTGACTGGGCTTACCAGAGAACTGGACCGCGTGTCGGAGGCATTGTTTTCTCTGACTACCAATGGTGGCGATGAGTTCTGTGGGTACGCCATCAACTCAGCCGTCAAACAGCTGCAATGGAGTCAATCGTCCAATGATATCCGCGCCATCTTTATCGCCGGTAACGAGCCTTTTACGCAAGGCCCGGTATCCTTCCGGGAAGCGATCGCTCTGGCCAAACAGAAAGATATAACCGTCAACACCATCTTCGCAGGCGCCTATAACGAAGGCGGAGAGAGCGGTTGGCGGCAGGGCGCGCAACTGGCGGGCGGCAATTACATGAGCATCGATCAGGACCAGCAGGTTGCACAAATAGAAGCGCCTCAAGACAAAGAAATCGCCATCCTGAACGCCAGGCTCAACGAGACCTATGTGCCCTATGGTGCGGGAGGCGCCGCAGCGTCCAAGCGACAATACGAGCAGGATGCGAACAGCCAGAATGTCTCACTCGGTTTGCTGGCGCAAAGAGCCAAGTCAAAAGCTTCCGTTGCTTACGATAACGCAAGCTGGGATTTAGTGGATGCCTACGAAGCCGGAGATGTGGCGTTGGAGGAAGTCGAAGCGGAAGCACTGCCGGAACCGATGGTTGGGATGAGCAAACAAGAAAAAGAAGAATATATAGAAACGAAGAAAACAGAGCGCAAGGTATTGCAGGACAAAATTAAAGCCTTGAGCGACGAGAGAGATGTTTATATTGCGGAGGAGAATCGTAAAGCGGCTAAGTCAGACGGCAATACTGTCGATGAAGCGCTGATCTCCGCCATTCGTAAGCAAGGCGAACAAAAAGCTTTCGAATTCAAGTAG
- a CDS encoding DUF5666 domain-containing protein, which yields MSRIIYTLTALALTTSLLSACSGGASSDGGIEGTGAPVAARGEISGFGSVFVNGVEYETDSADIVIDSVSGYSEGALKVGMVVLIEGALDASETTGDARRVSFEQTLFGPITQVSYADDYNAEISVLGQTALIPDSAVFENLNFSDLATGQVVAISGLTNATGVVATRIEKMADAYSDGEQVAVNAFIQSVDSPNRTFVIGDLSVDYSMADLQGFSDGQPEVGQYVRVNGRFFEDTGVIAAKVKLKARGDMSASGVRLEYEGIITDFASQQSFYLSGQPVNAAGAKFRRGQKQDLADGVRIEAEGPIDADGVLQAQTITFKKANDIHVEATVDSVSEADKQVVVLGVAFSINELTAFDDRSEAHQPYFGLDDIRSGDKLSIRAASGVTPLTATRIERLRADDAVTVEGPVTAISGKVLTILGISVDISDASGSQNGLKVGAFVEIVGDLTGVQSVKAQRVKVKNNN from the coding sequence ATGAGCAGAATTATTTATACCCTGACGGCGCTGGCATTGACGACCAGCCTGCTCTCAGCCTGCTCCGGCGGCGCATCTTCTGACGGCGGCATTGAAGGCACTGGCGCGCCAGTGGCCGCCCGCGGCGAAATCAGCGGCTTCGGCAGCGTATTCGTCAATGGCGTGGAGTATGAGACCGATTCAGCGGACATCGTTATCGACAGCGTCAGCGGCTACTCTGAAGGCGCACTAAAAGTGGGCATGGTGGTGCTTATCGAGGGCGCTCTAGATGCAAGCGAAACAACGGGCGACGCTCGTCGCGTCAGTTTTGAACAAACTTTATTCGGCCCGATCACCCAGGTGAGTTACGCCGATGACTATAACGCCGAGATCAGCGTACTGGGACAAACCGCACTGATTCCTGACAGCGCCGTTTTCGAAAACCTCAACTTCAGTGATCTCGCAACCGGCCAGGTGGTGGCGATCAGCGGACTCACCAACGCAACAGGCGTCGTAGCCACCCGCATTGAGAAAATGGCGGACGCATACAGCGATGGCGAACAGGTCGCGGTGAATGCGTTTATTCAAAGCGTAGACTCACCGAATCGAACCTTCGTCATTGGCGATTTGAGCGTGGATTACAGCATGGCGGATCTACAGGGCTTCTCAGACGGGCAACCAGAAGTTGGCCAATACGTGAGAGTCAACGGGCGCTTCTTTGAAGATACCGGCGTCATCGCCGCGAAAGTCAAACTGAAAGCCCGCGGCGATATGTCCGCAAGCGGCGTCAGACTGGAGTACGAAGGCATCATTACTGACTTTGCGTCACAACAAAGCTTCTACCTGAGCGGTCAGCCCGTCAACGCCGCCGGCGCCAAATTCAGAAGAGGTCAGAAACAGGATTTGGCTGACGGTGTCCGCATCGAAGCGGAAGGTCCGATTGACGCGGACGGCGTATTGCAGGCGCAAACGATTACCTTCAAGAAAGCCAATGATATTCATGTCGAAGCTACCGTGGATTCAGTCAGCGAAGCGGACAAACAGGTCGTCGTCCTTGGGGTCGCGTTCAGCATTAATGAGCTGACCGCCTTCGATGACCGCAGCGAAGCGCACCAGCCCTACTTCGGTTTGGATGACATTCGCAGCGGCGACAAACTGTCCATCCGCGCGGCGAGCGGCGTCACGCCATTAACCGCTACCCGTATTGAACGTCTGCGCGCGGATGATGCTGTGACAGTGGAAGGCCCTGTAACAGCCATCTCCGGCAAAGTGCTGACCATACTCGGGATCTCCGTGGACATCAGTGACGCTTCCGGTTCGCAAAACGGACTCAAGGTGGGCGCGTTTG
- a CDS encoding NADP-dependent oxidoreductase — MSYKAVKLVKRPETDITTACFELVELDTPELESGQILIKQTHMSLDPAMRGWMSAATDSYIPPVGLGEVMRSSGVGEVVKSRNDKFPVGAKVAGMFGWREYLVSDGEGVSIMPQELPAEAILSVLALPGVTAYHGLMEVAKPKAGETLLVSGAAGSVGSLVGQIAKAEGLRVIGVAGSQEKCRWLVEELGFDAAINYKTEDLAQAVKEAAPNGIDIYFENTGGPIQHVAMANMNAFGRIVVCGVIADYNAETPAPGPSWTQIVKKRLSIQGFTMPDHMHRFGELSQKVGAYLLAGKIKYRTHELNGLESAIEGINLLFTGANEGKLLVRL, encoded by the coding sequence ATGAGCTACAAAGCAGTCAAATTAGTGAAAAGACCTGAAACAGACATCACGACGGCTTGTTTCGAGCTGGTGGAGCTCGATACGCCTGAGTTGGAATCAGGGCAAATCCTGATCAAACAGACGCATATGTCGCTGGACCCGGCGATGCGCGGATGGATGAGCGCGGCGACCGACAGCTATATACCTCCGGTCGGCCTGGGCGAAGTCATGCGCTCCAGTGGTGTTGGGGAAGTCGTAAAATCCAGAAATGATAAGTTTCCCGTCGGCGCCAAAGTGGCGGGTATGTTCGGATGGCGTGAATATCTGGTCAGCGACGGCGAAGGCGTCTCCATCATGCCGCAGGAACTGCCTGCGGAAGCGATACTGTCAGTGTTGGCGTTGCCCGGCGTGACCGCCTACCACGGATTGATGGAAGTAGCAAAGCCCAAGGCCGGCGAAACGCTGCTGGTTTCGGGCGCGGCGGGTTCAGTAGGCTCCCTGGTGGGGCAAATCGCCAAAGCTGAGGGATTGCGGGTGATTGGCGTCGCTGGCTCGCAGGAGAAATGCCGCTGGCTGGTAGAGGAACTGGGCTTTGACGCCGCTATCAATTACAAGACGGAGGATCTGGCGCAGGCGGTGAAAGAAGCGGCGCCGAATGGGATCGACATCTATTTTGAAAATACAGGCGGTCCTATTCAACATGTCGCCATGGCCAATATGAACGCGTTTGGCCGTATCGTGGTGTGTGGCGTTATCGCCGATTACAACGCAGAGACCCCTGCGCCGGGGCCGAGCTGGACGCAGATTGTGAAGAAGCGCCTGAGTATCCAGGGTTTCACGATGCCGGATCATATGCATCGCTTCGGCGAGCTGTCGCAAAAAGTCGGCGCATATCTCCTGGCGGGGAAAATCAAATACCGCACTCACGAACTGAACGGTCTGGAAAGCGCGATAGAAGGGATCAATCTACTGTTTACCGGCGCTAACGAAGGCAAGTTGTTGGTACGTCTGTAA